TCCTGGGACGCCTCGGCGACGTTCTTCAGCACCCTGTCGGTCGGCGACCAGGTCTACGTCTGGGGCGCGCCGCCGTACTGATCGGACCCGCCGCCCTGCGCTGTCCCCCTGCCCCGCCGTCCCCCGGCCCGCTTGTCGCGCCGACCCCCGGCCCGCTCGTCGCGCCGACTTGCCCCACACGCACCGCTGACGTCCGCGCAGCGGTGCGCGTGGGGCAAGTCGGCGGATGGGGGCGTGCGTGGGCGTGGGGTAGGTGCGGCTCAGGGCAGGACGTAGCCGTAGGGCAGCTCGAGCCGGTGCGCGGCCAGCAGCTCGGCGTCGCCCAGGATCTGCTCGGTGGGCCCGTCGGCGACGATCCGGCCGCCGTCCATGATCACCGAGCGCGGGCACAGCTGCAGCGCGTAGAGCAGGTCGTGGGTGACGATCAGCGTGGTCAGCCCGAGCGAGAGCACGATGTCGGCGAACTCGCGGCGGGCCACCGGATCCAGGTTGGACGAGGGCTCGTCGAGCACCAGGATCGACGGGTCCATCGAGAGCACCGTGCTGGCCGCCACCCGGCGTCGCTGGCCGAAGCTCAGATGGTGCGGCGCCCGGTCGGCCGCGCCGCTCATGCCGGTCAGGGCGAGCGCCCGGTCGACCCGAGCGGCCAGCTCGGCGTCCCGGTAGCCCAGGTTGATCGGGCCGAAGGCCACGTCGTCGCGCACGGTGGGCATGAACAGCTGGTCGTCGGGGTCCTGGAAGACGATGCCGACCCGGCGCCGGATTTCCCGCAGCGTCGGCTTGCCGACGCTCAGGCCGT
This genomic window from Nakamurella multipartita DSM 44233 contains:
- a CDS encoding energy-coupling factor ABC transporter ATP-binding protein, producing the protein MSGPAGTLQVRELAFAYPDGRQALFGVNLDVAAGERVAILGPNGAGKTTLVLHLNGTLTAGAGSVTVDGLSVGKPTLREIRRRVGIVFQDPDDQLFMPTVRDDVAFGPINLGYRDAELAARVDRALALTGMSGAADRAPHHLSFGQRRRVAASTVLSMDPSILVLDEPSSNLDPVARREFADIVLSLGLTTLIVTHDLLYALQLCPRSVIMDGGRIVADGPTEQILGDAELLAAHRLELPYGYVLP